CCTTCCAAAGTAGTAGTGCCAGTTTCGGGTGCAGACCAAACCGCTAGACCTAAGCACAATCCGGGCTGCCAAATTTCTATTCACCCTTCATGTCTATTCACCTCAGCCATTCTTTGCTGAATTGCCTCCAACACGTCACATACACGTGGAGATGTCTTACCCATTCAATCACGCAGATTCCATGTCAAACGTTTTGAATTGAAATGATCCACATGCTGGGTCACCATGGCTTGACCAACTAAAGCAGGGCTATGACAATGGCGAGTTTGAACTCATCCAAGAGCATTGACATGCTGCAACACAGAAACTCATCCCATCCCCTCTCATGCTGTAAGGACCACGGGACTCGGCCTTCGCACCCGAAAAGCCAGCAGAAATTTTGGAAGAAGGGTTGCAACTTTTTGAAATGCGATCCCGGGTGGGAGCGGTCCAGCGACCGGCAGGCAAAGCAGCGGGCGGCTTCACGGAAGGAAACGGCGCCGGCGTTGGGTCGAGGACGCGGACGGACGCCCGAAACACGTGGCGCGCGCGGCGCTTCGTCCGTCACGAGATTTGACCTCAATCTTGGTCGATTTGACGGGAAGAGGGTGGCATGGGTCGCCAAAGTGGTTCAGACACGAGAAGTCGCATGGCCGGTTGCTGACTTATTTCGTTTGGCCAATGGAAGACGTTATGTACTCGCAGAATGGTATGGAAATGGTCCAAATGGAGAATGAAGTCTTCGAGGACAACATGCTCAAAATAGGCATTTTAACACCATAAGAATGCTCTTTTTCCACATCGACCATGACAATGTGAAAGAGCTCATATGAATCAAAGACCTTGACGAGGAAATACAATGTGAAAGAGTTCATATGATCCACCACAATGTGTTCTTCACCTATAACCTCCCACCTCTGAATTTTCTCAAGATCATTTTTGACGGATGTGTACTTGATGGTGATAGGCATAGAGATGCTGGCTTCATTATTAGAGGTCCAGACTCCAAAGTGGTTGCAGCCGGTGGATGCCAGATCTTTGATATCTTGGTTTCGAAGGCTGAGCTGAAGGCGGCAAGAGCAAGGTTGGGCCATGCTCGGCTTATGTTGCAGGCCAGAGCAGACGTCTTGAGGGTGATTCATCTACGATGATCAGTTGCATTCTGGTAGGGTTCGGTGCTGCGGGTGGGTTCCAACCCCTGAACCAGGGCATTCAGGCTATAGTAGGCGATGGGGTGGCATTCCTAACCAAGCATATTTTTAAAGAGGCAAATGGGGCTGTGAATTGAGTGGCCTCCTTTATGGCTGACCACTCAGGAGAGACCCTATGGGTTGGAAAGAGGAAGTTGCCCGAGCTTTCTGTGATGtattatcttttaattttttttttgatatatccGTACTAGTTCTATATGAATCGTCCGTcttaggagaaaaaaaaaaagttcattagcttagaaacctcaaatcTTGTAACAAAATTTTCAACTGAAGAAGTTCACACCCCCCATGAATTGTAGCTCTATAGCTTCTGTACTTGATCTAGCCACCATTGATTGTTTCTTACTTCTGCATGTCACCAAATTATCCCCAACAAATATACACTAGCCTGATGTTGGCCTCCTTTCAATAACACATCCTACCAAATCTGCATTACTATATGTTTCAACTTTTAAATGCCCATGATTAGCAAAGAGTAAGCCTCTATTAGGTAAAGGCATGAGATAACTTAATTGTGTAGGCAATCAGGACCGGTAAGAGACAAATCGATCAACTTCCCAACCACTCTTGAAACATACCAACACCTTGTGAAGGcttccatccatgatcatccaACTTATGGTTCGGATCCATGGGTGTTTCAGCAGTTTGACAAGGTAAATTTCATATTTGCTCAAGTAGGTCAATCATATTTCGATTTTCGACCGAGCAACTTCTAtaccaaagaaatattttaaggAGCTAGATCTTTAATCTCAAAACTCTCTAAGAAGTGCTTTTAATTTGTAAGCCTCATTTGAATAAtttatagtaataataatatccCCAACATAGACAAGGAGGATAGTAATGTTTGATCCATCCCTTCTCAGAAATATGGTGTGATCAGCTGATTATATTCAACCCTTCTCACTGCACCACTAAACTTCTCAAGCCAAACTATTGGTGACTTCTTTAACCTACAAttctatattatatatatttaatatggacccgacccggcccgaaataattatatatatatatatatattttatataataattatattaactaattatatattataataataaaaatcttGTACTATATGTCGTAAATATATCGATATTGTCTCTTGGGCGAGTGTGGTATTGATCTTTCTGGATTGGGCCAAGCCTGAACAAAAGATAGAGGCCCGACATCCGAGCTGGGTTGGACCTGGATATAAACATGGGAATTAATTTCAACCATCGAGTCCGGTCCAAATCGGACCTGGCCAACGTTTGATCAGCTCTAGGCTGAAGCTATTTTGACCCCCTCACGATTCGTGGCCGCCAGAGAGAAGTTTGAAGTCAGCATGCGATCAACGCGACGGTCGAAGGGTTGATTTGACCCCACGAAACGATTAGAACTTAGTCTCGTTCCAAGTTCCAACGCTAGGAATTAAGAAAAGACGCCCTCAATCTGAACCCCAAAACACGTTTTCATCCATCTTTCTCTCCAAAAGCATCCATGTCGCCCGCTAATCAAGTCATCAATTTTCTCTGCTTAAACTACTCCTTTGTTCGAAACCGAATCCCACCAccacttagggctcgtttggttcgcgaaaaaagaagggagaaaaatatggtcaaaaaaaagtaatgagatgtctcttgtttggttggagttttcaaatgagagagatgaaaaaattatatttcaatGGAAATATGGTACCCACATTTTATgaaaaagtcttttccatgagaaacatgacaAAGTTACTTTTTCATAAGGCAGAAATcattccatttttatttttttcttcaaaaagatccttcagcattaaagagatattaaaaatctaatttttattaagaatataataggaattacacataactttttcaaGAAAGTGAacggtcaaccaaacataagcattctgaaaatctgtcacttttctatgtttaaccaaacataccaaaagtacaTTTTCAGGTATTCCCTTAATAAAaatcttctttccaaaaatcatatttataggaGGAAAATGCTTttcacgaaccaaacgagccctcaaGACCACTTTGTTAGGGAGAAGCTACTGGCGATGTCTATAGTCAGTTCAATTCCTACGTCCTTTAATCCTTGACTCCTTGCAAGGTCGACAAGGAGAGATCCGTGGAGCAATTCTAATAGAAACGCTATATATGaaagttgaaaatatttttcaattctAGAGTTCTTTTCATCATCGAGGCAATAGAATTATTCATAGTAGCTTTTCGCTTTAAAAACCAGTAGAGATGATGGATAGCCAGACGAAGAACTCACAGAGCTAGTCCTGTTACtgctctattttcttttctttcttttcttcgttTTCGGAGCAAAATTGCTATAGTTTCTGGAGAGGCAAAATAGTTCAATAAATAATCTCCAGAACCTAGCTATAATTGCATAAAGAAATGAACGAAAACTTTAAGTGGGAGGCGATGGTCTCGAAATAACGGAACCCATCAAATTCACTCCGGCGCGAAACAGAGCCTCCCCTGCCCTCGCGAGCTGACATGTTCAGCGGCTTCTCGACCGCGAAACCGAGGATTTTGttgaacaggaagagaagtccCGATGGAGCCGGCTTCCTTCTATGTCTACTGATAGAGAGGAAGGATTTGtgcgcctcctctcttctttttttttttttattattttgtattttttctttaattattctttagtgctttttcttctttactTTTGTCCTACTGGATGGTATGGAATCCAATTCCCTTTCTCGCAAGAAATTACTTTCCTTCTCAGCCCTGTATTTAGATTCTACAACGCTAATTCATGAGGGAGATTGGCACCTTCATCACGGGGGAAAGGTATCAAGAAAAGGCAAGCAAAGCAACCCTGTTGTATGAACTTCCAAACAAACCGTAGAAAGAAGTTCTCCGACCGGTAAAAATAACACGCTAGCCACGTTAATTTGTATATAATTCGAATTGCGGGTCATTCAGGGTAGAGTAATTTCTTTAGAACCCATCTAAGTCTTTGAATGAATCGTAACCAAATATATGATCGAACAAAATTATGAGAAAAGAAACAAGGATTGCAGTATTGAattctaaagaaatatttttgtcATCACAAGCAAGGTATTCACAGGTTGCTAGCATTAATTACTGTGTAATTCGATCAATTAAAACAATCTCAAAGACATCGaggaaaacaagaaagaatcaagaaaaagaatgaTCATCGAGGAACAATCGTCTCAAAGCAGTGAAGCCCGTCCAACTCCACCGCGAACCGAGCCGCCGACTTGCTCTTCTGCTGCTGCCCCAGCTTCTTTGCCAGCACCGGCGGCGTGCGGGATTTGTCGCTCCCGCCTTTGCTCTCCTCCTGTTTGTTCTTCTTCCCTCCCATCCAACCGTGGTTGAACCATCCGTCGGACTTCCCGTCGCCGGAGAAATTCGGCCCTGAGCTCAGGATAGACATAGCCAGAAGCTTCTCCATAGCGAAGGAGAGGGGCTTCAATAAAGAGAATTGaaaactagagagagagagaaggagaagacttGGGTGTGAACTTTGGAGTTTGGACCGTGGAGGGGTGGCTTTTATGGGCGGAGAAGAGGATtctggaaagagagagaagcacGCAGAGACCGAGTCCTACCGTGTCTCGCCTTCCCAGAAGCAGACGGAATTCCAAGTCTAAAAGCAATTGCGTCCGCGCGTGGTGTCTGACCGACCGGTATCTTTCAGGAAGGAAGTTTGGATATTCTTCGATCTTGCACGAAGCGTACAGCTGTTGCCAAGTGGATAGGTACATGGAGGCTATAACTTGTTGACACGTGGTGTTTGCCACCTGTAATTGTGTGGTATCCTGCTTTCCACGCAGATGGGCTCTCGAAGGCTATTAGCACTTTTAATTTGTGCGGACAGGCTGCGACCGTGACGGACAGAGCTATCCTTTCTGGTGCGTGCGGATTGGGATGAATTATTTTGTCCAATTTGTTCTAGATCGAAGTTTCCAAAGCTACTACTCTTGTATTATTTAAAATCATCTTCTAGCGAATCATATAACTCTTGCAATGTAtggaatatatatttttcagttatttttgaaatacaataaaataaatttaataaaatagataataaaaataaaataaaatataatagatataaaaatttaattattttctaaaatataaCTTTGATATACTATTACTATACACAATTCTAATagtatatatatctatgtatgtatatgtatatcgaTGCACAATCCTAATAATATAAATACATCTCTCGATTAGTAAAATAATGTATTATTATAAAATAGGAAGACTATCCAATGCATGTATGATAAGAAATAGAAATATATTGCACCTAGaagatatttaaatataatatagCAAGAACATTAATGAATGTATTTTCACTTTTAAATAAGATTATGATCATAAAAATGTAATagaaatttattaaaatatcataaaaatgtACGAATCCGCTGCTAGCGAGGATGAAGATGAATACGAGCTGGATCTCGATCCCTCAACGACCGCCATTGTCGGGCACTGCTCGCTTGGATGCTTCGATTCTTGCCCTAACTGGAGGAGAGGGGTTAGGGATTAGGAAAGGTTACGCATTTATTGGGGGTGGGGGGATGGGGAGGGATTGGGAGAAGTATTTGGAAGGGGTGTCTGAGCGTCGTCGCACTTCGGGTCTTAGCTTAACATGGGTAGAAGGGTCTCCGATAAGTCGATAACGTTTTCTAAAGCGTCGTCTTAGCTTAGCATAGGTGAAAGGGCCTCCGACGACGTTTTCTAAAGCGTCATCTTAGTTTGAGGGCCTCCGACGATGCTTTTAGAAAGCGTCGTATTAGTTAAACTAGCTTTGGCCTCggatgacgcttataagcatcgttggAGGCCAAAGTTTTATGCAGGATTCCAATaacacttataagcgtcgtctaatCCGGATTGCTCCCAACGCTACTAAAAAACGTCGGCAAATTTTAGCGCAGTGACCAAGTTGCCGGCACTTTCCTCTTACGTCAACAGCTAAGAGTTAGAAATACCTATTTTTGctttatatatagagagagtacTGCCTTTCATTAATATCAGCATATATCAAgattaataaaaatatcattAAATTCTACATTAATTTAATAATACCAATTAAAAGTTTTTTTACTTAATGCGGTTCAATAAACTAATAAGCATCCCGTTTTGTACTTGACAACTCGGGATATTTGGGGTTTCCATTTTGCTTCGGCAGCATCCCATTCAATGTTTTTTCCCGGAAGCTTCTACCTCTAAGTTTTCTCAAGGTTAACTTCGATGGGTCCGTCTTGGACGGAGGTATGCGGGGTAGTGCGGATTTTGTTATTCGGATCCGTCTGCCAGGATCGTGGCTGCAGGGGGCAGTCAACTCTTCGACATTTCGGTTCCAGGTGCGGAGTTGAGGGCTGCTTGGGCGGGCCTGCGTCACGCCCAGTGTGTTTTACGAGCCAATGCCATTGTCTTGGAGGAAGATTCGGCCACGTTTATTAGTTGGATCCGGGGGGGGTCCGAGGGGTAATGGTTATGTCCATCCTTTACTTCAAGATATATGGGCAATGGTGAGGGACGAAGGGGCCTTCCATGCCAAGCATATTTTCCGTAAAGCTAATGGAGCTGCGGACTGGGTGGCTCGTTATGTAGCTAGCCACTTCGGTAGTACCTTGTAGGCTGGTGATGGGGAGTTGCTCCTGGCACTCCgaagtattttgttttttgatcttattgggtgtatctGTACTCGTTAGGTATGATCCACTCGCCTtagcaaaataataataataagcatcttattaataattttattattatatcgtAGTTATTATTCAAAACAAGGACCTATGATGTTTTTAATATAGTTATACAAACTCTGCCAAACTAAGAACTTCCATTTtactatatgtatgtatgtatatatatattgtatatatTCTAAGATTTTGAAATCCGGACTTGAAAATTATAGAAAAACTACTAATCCTATATAAGTTTGAAGCCTAAGCCCTTTCATTAGTAAATAGGTTGCGCAACCCAATACTTCAactatttaaaaaatagataaagCGACGTCAAATTTGCAATCACCGGCTAATCTACCTGACATGAATAAAAGCAGGCCGCAATTGAACCAATccgatttaactaaattattcAATGAGTTGTACACTGACCAATTCGAACTTAACGAACTTATTAAACGAGTTAAATGGATAAAAACTATTAATCTAATTCCTGTTTATTAATAAACCAATTTGGACGTCCGGCTATGACCCAGACCACCTTATATCGAACCCAGATTTGTCATCACGAGTCCGGTTCGTACTTGATCGGCGAAGCCAGCATAGCATTTGCCTTCCCATACCGCGGCGTTGAGAAGCCCTAGCAGTCGTCCGAGAAGCCGGTAGCCCCTCGTGATCGGCCTTAACCCTGGAGTCGGTTCCCAGCCTCCACGCCGGCGAGCAGCCAGGCCGAGTGCCATGGCGCCGGCCGCACTGCCTGCTTCCTTTCCCCCGACCCCAATCCGAATCTCACCCACCCTATCCTCTCCCCATTCTGCCGTAAACAACCTTCTCCCCTTTCCGACCGCCTCTCTTTTTCTCCACGGCTACATCGCTGGGCTGGAACACGCGCCCCTCCTCCCACTCCGGCGAAGTCCCTCCTGCTTCACTCGCTGCACCACAAGTACCTCTCCGTCGATCTCCAAGGCCACCTCCGGTAGGTATATTCTCATCCCATCCGTCaccatctcctctcctctcttctttctaatACTCTTATTAAACCCAACAGTACTTTTCTCGCAAGAACTCGGTCTTGATGAACGGGAGGTCGAATGTCTCCTCCAGAAGCATCCAGAGCTGGAATTGGCCTCTCCAGAATCCCTCCACCGCCGCTTACTTTCCCTCCAATCCGTTGGAATCACCGGGCTCGGCCTCCACCGGACCGTGGCCCGACGCCCCAAGACCCTAACCTCACCGGAGGTTGGACGCTTCATCGATTTCGTCCACAAGGAGCTCGAGGGACTCGAACCCGCGAAGCTCGAGCGCCTGCTGGTCTCCTCCCATCCCCAATTCTTTCCGGCATTCAGCGCGAAGGTCAGGCTGCTTGTGGATCACGGAATGCCCGGTAACAAGCTGGGGCAAGTCCTCAACGATGTGAACATCTCGAAGGTCTTCGGCGCGAGACCCATCGAAGGGCTGGAGCGGATGATTGTTTTCCTGAAAGGCTACGGCTGGCCGGAGTTAATCGTCCGCCGCCCTTCGCTTCTGAATCTGGATCTCGAAAACCAGCTGATCCCGAGGGTCGACTACCTCGCTGAGGTCGGCGCGGGAGACAGGGAGGCCACTGGGCTCATAATCAACAAATGGCCTGCTATCTTATCCTGCACCGTAGAGCACTTCCGATCCCACATAGAGTTCTGGAGATCCATTGGCCTCGCCGACAAAGAGGTCTTCAAGATTGCAATGGTGTATCCCCAGATCTTCAGCGTAAGTAAGGAGAGGAAGTTGAAGCCCAGAATAGAGTTCCTCCACCAATGCAAGATGAATGCAGAGGACATCTCCAAGTTCTTGATCAAGGCCCCTCTCTTCGTTAGTCTTTCCTTTGAATACAACCTCTCGAAGAAGCTGGCCTTCCTTGTGAAGATCGGCTACA
Above is a genomic segment from Phoenix dactylifera cultivar Barhee BC4 chromosome 2, palm_55x_up_171113_PBpolish2nd_filt_p, whole genome shotgun sequence containing:
- the LOC103698323 gene encoding transcription termination factor MTERF8, chloroplastic-like isoform X1 produces the protein MAPAALPASFPPTPIRISPTLSSPHSAVNNLLPFPTASLFLHGYIAGLEHAPLLPLRRSPSCFTRCTTSTSPSISKATSVLFSQELGLDEREVECLLQKHPELELASPESLHRRLLSLQSVGITGLGLHRTVARRPKTLTSPEVGRFIDFVHKELEGLEPAKLERLLVSSHPQFFPAFSAKVRLLVDHGMPGNKLGQVLNDVNISKVFGARPIEGLERMIVFLKGYGWPELIVRRPSLLNLDLENQLIPRVDYLAEVGAGDREATGLIINKWPAILSCTVEHFRSHIEFWRSIGLADKEVFKIAMVYPQIFSVSKERKLKPRIEFLHQCKMNAEDISKFLIKAPLFVSLSFEYNLSKKLAFLVKIGYRHRTRELALAVGAVTRTSCENLQMVIDLFFSYGFSRENVLTMSMKHPQVLQYNHESMEKKIEFLVEGMGREIGELLIFPAFLGYKLDDRIRHRYEMNKEIRGKGISINKLLSSRSRSS
- the LOC103698323 gene encoding transcription termination factor MTERF8, chloroplastic-like isoform X2 translates to MAPAALPASFPPTPIRISPTLSSPHSAVNNLLPFPTASLFLHGYIAGLEHAPLLPLRRSPSCFTRCTTSTSPSISKATSELGLDEREVECLLQKHPELELASPESLHRRLLSLQSVGITGLGLHRTVARRPKTLTSPEVGRFIDFVHKELEGLEPAKLERLLVSSHPQFFPAFSAKVRLLVDHGMPGNKLGQVLNDVNISKVFGARPIEGLERMIVFLKGYGWPELIVRRPSLLNLDLENQLIPRVDYLAEVGAGDREATGLIINKWPAILSCTVEHFRSHIEFWRSIGLADKEVFKIAMVYPQIFSVSKERKLKPRIEFLHQCKMNAEDISKFLIKAPLFVSLSFEYNLSKKLAFLVKIGYRHRTRELALAVGAVTRTSCENLQMVIDLFFSYGFSRENVLTMSMKHPQVLQYNHESMEKKIEFLVEGMGREIGELLIFPAFLGYKLDDRIRHRYEMNKEIRGKGISINKLLSSRSRSS
- the LOC103698323 gene encoding transcription termination factor MTERF8, chloroplastic-like isoform X3 encodes the protein MPGNKLGQVLNDVNISKVFGARPIEGLERMIVFLKGYGWPELIVRRPSLLNLDLENQLIPRVDYLAEVGAGDREATGLIINKWPAILSCTVEHFRSHIEFWRSIGLADKEVFKIAMVYPQIFSVSKERKLKPRIEFLHQCKMNAEDISKFLIKAPLFVSLSFEYNLSKKLAFLVKIGYRHRTRELALAVGAVTRTSCENLQMVIDLFFSYGFSRENVLTMSMKHPQVLQYNHESMEKKIEFLVEGMGREIGELLIFPAFLGYKLDDRIRHRYEMNKEIRGKGISINKLLSSRSRSS